A single window of Synechococcus sp. C9 DNA harbors:
- a CDS encoding ribose-phosphate pyrophosphokinase: MLQTPHPLPSPLPVTNDHSRLRLLAGSANVPLAEEIARYLGVDLGPIVRKRFSDGELYVQIQESVRGCDVYLLQPTCHPVNDHLMELLIMIDACRRASARQITAVIPYYGYARADRKTAGREAITAKLVANLITGAGASRILAMDLHVAQIQAYFDIPFDHVYASNVLQQYIVSKGLRDFVVVSPDVGGVARARAFAKKLNDAPLAIIDKRRQGHNVAEVLNIIGDVAGKTAILVDDMIDTGGTMTEGARLLMEQGAQSVYACATHAVLSGRAPEILAESVFTEVVVTNTIPVPPVKHFPQLKILSVANVIGEAIWRVHEDSSVSSMFR; the protein is encoded by the coding sequence GTGTTACAAACCCCCCATCCCCTCCCGTCACCCCTGCCGGTGACCAATGACCACAGTCGGTTACGGCTGTTGGCTGGGTCGGCCAATGTGCCCCTGGCGGAGGAAATTGCCCGCTATCTGGGGGTGGATTTGGGGCCGATTGTCCGCAAGCGGTTCTCGGATGGGGAACTGTATGTGCAAATTCAGGAGTCGGTGCGGGGCTGTGATGTGTACCTCCTGCAACCCACCTGCCATCCGGTGAATGACCACCTGATGGAATTGCTGATCATGATTGATGCCTGTCGGCGGGCTTCGGCACGGCAGATTACGGCGGTGATTCCCTACTATGGCTACGCCCGGGCGGATCGGAAAACGGCGGGACGGGAGGCGATTACCGCTAAGTTGGTGGCGAATTTGATTACCGGGGCGGGGGCTAGCCGGATTTTGGCGATGGATTTGCACGTGGCCCAGATTCAAGCCTATTTTGATATTCCCTTTGACCATGTGTATGCCAGCAATGTGCTTCAGCAATACATTGTCAGTAAGGGACTGCGGGATTTTGTGGTGGTTTCTCCCGATGTGGGAGGGGTGGCCCGGGCACGGGCATTTGCCAAAAAACTGAACGATGCGCCTTTAGCCATCATTGACAAACGGCGCCAGGGGCATAATGTGGCGGAGGTGTTGAACATCATCGGGGATGTGGCGGGGAAAACGGCGATCCTGGTGGACGACATGATTGATACGGGGGGGACAATGACGGAGGGGGCGCGCTTACTCATGGAACAGGGGGCGCAATCCGTGTATGCCTGTGCCACCCATGCGGTACTGTCGGGGCGGGCACCGGAGATTTTGGCTGAGAGCGTGTTTACGGAGGTGGTGGTCACCAACACGATTCCCGTGCCGCCGGTCAAGCATTTCCCCCAGCTGAAAATCCTCTCGGTGGCGAATGTGATTGGGGAGGCGATTTGGCGGGTGCATGAGGACAGTTCCGTGAGCAGTATGTTCCGTTAA
- a CDS encoding ParB/RepB/Spo0J family partition protein yields MNYSEAERQKIIEYLKVKPIHHGQLDISQIYVPEKQVIPPPDGYVEIINHFQANLHPIVVRRTDQYGEDQEYELIYGGDWYQAAKRAGLKKIWVWVFDLTNEQITQIEQLLNTTAQPQELSSESIVHLSAQEIRIILTEIIDQKLRIFSQELDEKLRFTVHNFENQINKILDRLPPPPPPPPPKKNIHEVTLAELKQHPKPITKPNAEAIFNFLQNHSPIQSFQEFLSIKNIGPATVKYLAEHYTI; encoded by the coding sequence ATGAATTACTCCGAGGCTGAACGTCAAAAAATTATCGAATACTTGAAAGTTAAACCCATTCATCATGGGCAACTGGATATATCGCAGATTTATGTGCCCGAAAAACAAGTGATTCCGCCACCAGATGGATATGTGGAAATCATCAATCATTTTCAGGCTAATTTACATCCGATTGTTGTCCGGCGGACGGATCAATATGGGGAAGACCAGGAGTATGAGTTAATCTATGGCGGGGATTGGTATCAAGCGGCTAAACGAGCAGGTCTGAAAAAAATCTGGGTTTGGGTATTCGACCTAACTAATGAACAAATTACCCAGATTGAGCAATTGCTGAATACAACTGCTCAGCCCCAGGAACTTTCATCTGAATCTATCGTTCACTTATCTGCTCAAGAAATACGCATTATTCTTACGGAAATTATTGACCAAAAGTTAAGAATATTCTCCCAAGAGTTAGACGAGAAACTCCGATTTACAGTACATAATTTCGAGAACCAAATCAACAAAATCCTCGACCGTTTGCCGCCCCCGCCCCCGCCACCACCGCCCAAGAAAAACATCCATGAAGTTACATTAGCAGAGTTAAAACAACATCCTAAACCTATCACTAAACCCAATGCCGAAGCTATTTTTAATTTCCTCCAAAATCATTCCCCTATTCAGAGTTTCCAAGAGTTTCTCTCAATCAAAAACATAGGTCCAGCAACGGTGAAATATCTAGCAGAACATTACACGATTTAA
- the gloB gene encoding hydroxyacylglutathione hydrolase, which yields MRIERLPALRDNYIFVLWDEMGGQAAVVDPAEPAPVLDFLRTQRLELTAILNTHHHGDHVGANQDLLHYFPNLTVYGGAQDRGRIPGQNVFLEAGDQINFADRTARIYFVPGHTRAHIAYYFLPTVQEPGELFIGDTLFSGGCGRLFEGTPAQMLNSLEQIRSLPADTRIWCAHEYTENNLRFALTIEPENIALRTYAQQVQQLRREGRATIPSTIGLECDINPFLRWDQPRIQQVMGTRSPVATFTQLRQRKDHF from the coding sequence ATGCGGATTGAACGGCTACCGGCTCTGCGGGATAATTACATTTTTGTCCTCTGGGATGAAATGGGGGGACAGGCGGCGGTGGTTGACCCAGCGGAACCCGCACCGGTTTTAGATTTTTTACGCACGCAACGATTAGAATTAACCGCTATTTTGAATACCCATCATCACGGGGATCACGTGGGTGCCAATCAGGATTTATTGCATTATTTCCCCAATTTAACGGTTTATGGAGGGGCGCAGGATCGGGGTCGGATTCCAGGACAAAATGTATTTTTAGAAGCAGGAGATCAGATAAATTTTGCGGATAGAACTGCCAGAATTTATTTTGTGCCTGGGCATACCCGCGCCCACATTGCTTACTATTTTTTACCCACAGTACAAGAGCCAGGGGAACTTTTTATTGGGGATACATTATTTTCGGGGGGATGTGGTCGTTTGTTTGAAGGCACCCCTGCCCAAATGCTTAATTCCCTGGAGCAAATTCGCTCGTTACCCGCCGATACTCGGATATGGTGCGCCCATGAATATACGGAAAATAATTTACGGTTTGCCCTGACCATTGAACCGGAGAATATAGCCCTGAGAACTTATGCCCAGCAGGTACAACAGTTACGCCGGGAAGGAAGAGCCACCATTCCCAGTACGATAGGTTTAGAGTGCGACATTAACCCTTTTTTGCGCTGGGATCAACCGAGGATTCAACAGGTGATGGGGACACGATCACCTGTGGCAACATTTACCCAATTACGCCAACGCAAAGACCATTTTTAA
- the folB gene encoding dihydroneopterin aldolase yields the protein MLDTIVLNNIRAYGYTGLLPEERTLGQWFAVDVRLELCLEKAGQTDDIRDTLDYRGVIDQIKNTIRTERFLLLERLAQVLTQQVLAFPLVQAVTLRVTKVAPPIPDFTGQISIELHRGKVQVQS from the coding sequence ATGCTGGACACGATTGTATTAAATAATATCCGTGCTTATGGATATACGGGTTTGTTACCGGAGGAACGCACCCTGGGACAATGGTTTGCGGTGGATGTGCGTTTGGAATTGTGCCTGGAAAAGGCGGGTCAAACGGATGACATACGGGATACTTTGGATTATCGGGGGGTGATTGACCAAATTAAAAATACGATTAGAACCGAGCGGTTTTTACTCCTGGAACGGCTGGCGCAGGTGCTGACCCAACAGGTTTTGGCATTTCCTTTGGTGCAGGCGGTGACCTTGCGGGTGACCAAGGTGGCTCCCCCCATTCCCGATTTTACGGGGCAGATTAGTATCGAACTGCATCGTGGTAAAGTGCAGGTACAGTCCTGA
- a CDS encoding AAA family ATPase, which translates to MELFKNISRRSTEKDIEQKLIIPLLKSWGYQESDWQREVWLGRKRADFILCLPNQTPFQIPYLVIEVKAPRCQLNNQVWQLHDYLRHSQALFGLLTNGLEFQLFYQNHQEIISLCRYNQQEFADNLQRLRIVLGRPTSIQVSQYLQKTRIAFHQQVMMNLYKFFPASALTPPNPMTANAPSPTAPTSAIITTVFNNKGGVGKTTTTINMAAALSHLGKRVLLIDIDPQANLTTGLGIDPLLDVEQQDKKDITHLLTENSVNVADTIISKRWNKIVLDIVPSHIRLSDMEATLIQIIDVDRVLAKKLSKIRANYDYIFIDPPPSFGKVNTISLMASDNVLIPTQLAPYPIRALEYVMNRIMAIRAARDGQLNVLGLAVSMYNRSATKQAYEMLQEMNRILNHHPLGAMVPVFPENTWIPQRNIVANTPGKGYPLAWAEYDSNLSTSEKEAALDAFNAYLELAKYVIQLTTP; encoded by the coding sequence ATGGAATTATTCAAGAATATCTCCCGCAGGAGTACGGAAAAAGACATCGAACAAAAGCTCATTATTCCCCTCTTAAAGTCCTGGGGGTATCAGGAATCCGATTGGCAACGGGAAGTGTGGCTTGGTCGGAAACGAGCGGATTTTATCCTATGTTTACCAAACCAGACCCCATTCCAAATTCCCTATCTGGTGATTGAAGTTAAAGCACCTCGATGCCAGCTCAACAATCAAGTTTGGCAATTACATGATTATTTACGGCACAGCCAAGCCTTGTTTGGTTTACTCACCAACGGTTTGGAATTTCAGTTGTTTTATCAAAATCATCAAGAAATCATCTCCCTATGCCGATACAATCAACAGGAATTTGCCGATAACCTCCAGCGGTTGCGTATCGTTCTCGGTCGTCCCACCAGCATACAAGTCAGTCAGTATCTCCAAAAAACTCGTATTGCATTTCACCAACAGGTTATGATGAATTTGTACAAATTTTTTCCCGCCAGTGCCCTGACTCCTCCTAATCCCATGACAGCTAATGCCCCTAGCCCGACCGCCCCAACCTCAGCTATTATCACTACCGTATTTAACAACAAAGGTGGGGTAGGCAAAACCACGACCACCATTAATATGGCTGCCGCCCTCAGCCATTTAGGCAAACGGGTTTTACTCATTGATATTGACCCGCAGGCAAACTTAACGACGGGTTTGGGCATTGACCCGTTATTAGATGTGGAACAACAAGACAAAAAAGACATTACGCACCTGTTGACTGAAAATAGTGTGAACGTTGCGGATACGATTATTTCTAAGCGTTGGAATAAAATTGTTTTAGATATTGTACCTTCCCATATTCGTTTGAGTGACATGGAAGCCACTCTAATACAGATCATTGATGTTGACCGGGTTCTGGCAAAAAAATTGAGTAAAATTCGTGCGAATTATGATTACATTTTTATTGACCCGCCCCCATCCTTTGGCAAAGTCAATACTATTTCTTTGATGGCTTCGGATAATGTTTTAATTCCGACCCAATTGGCACCTTATCCGATTCGAGCCTTAGAGTATGTCATGAATCGGATTATGGCTATTCGTGCGGCACGGGATGGACAATTAAACGTTTTAGGTTTGGCGGTCAGTATGTACAATCGTTCCGCTACCAAACAAGCCTACGAAATGCTTCAGGAAATGAATCGCATCTTAAATCATCATCCCCTGGGTGCGATGGTGCCAGTCTTTCCTGAAAATACTTGGATACCCCAGCGCAACATTGTCGCCAATACCCCAGGGAAAGGTTATCCTTTGGCTTGGGCAGAGTATGATAGTAACCTCAGTACAAGTGAGAAAGAAGCGGCTCTGGATGCGTTTAATGCCTATTTAGAATTGGCAAAGTATGTGATTCAACTGACAACCCCATAA
- a CDS encoding CAAD domain-containing protein, with translation MESEMQTPEVQETAPSVEPSAEPAAAPADKAGSLVDSLRQTLADSLSFLGPTWDKVQAFFAEQRKTISGVVLISLAVLVLVLVSGVLGIINAIPFLPAVLEILGLWFAARYLVMAESRRAVVQEFSEFIGKITGQS, from the coding sequence ATGGAATCTGAAATGCAGACCCCGGAGGTTCAGGAAACGGCTCCCAGTGTTGAACCGAGTGCGGAACCAGCGGCAGCCCCTGCGGACAAGGCTGGCTCGTTGGTGGACTCATTACGGCAAACGTTGGCGGATTCCCTCAGTTTTTTGGGGCCGACCTGGGACAAGGTGCAGGCGTTTTTTGCGGAGCAACGCAAGACCATCAGTGGGGTGGTGTTGATTTCCCTGGCGGTGCTGGTGCTGGTTTTGGTATCGGGGGTGTTGGGGATCATCAATGCCATTCCCTTCCTACCGGCGGTGTTGGAAATTTTGGGGCTGTGGTTCGCCGCGCGCTATCTGGTGATGGCGGAATCCCGGCGGGCGGTGGTGCAGGAGTTTAGCGAGTTCATCGGCAAAATCACCGGCCAAAGTTAA